The DNA segment CGAACTGGATCAGCTGGCGGGGGCGCTTGGCGTCAGGCTCCGAGCACCCTGACCTCGTACTGCTCGAAGACTCTGTCCGCGGTGGCGACGGTGAGCCCTTCGACCAGGGCCTGGGCGATCAACAGCCGGTCGAACGGGTCGCGGTGGTGCCAGGGCAGGTCGGCGGCCGCTTCGGCGTGGCGGGCGGTCAGGTGGAGTTCGCGGTAGCCGGCCGCGGCGAGCGCGTCAGCGTAGCCCGGCTCGACCTGGAGCTTTCCGAGCGATGATTTCAACGAGATCTCGGCGACGCTCATGGCCGAGAAGAACACCACGTTGGCGCCATCGGTCACCGCGTCGCGGAACGGCGCCAGGCGGGGATGGTCCTCCAGCGACCAGAGCAGCACGTTCGTGTCAAGCAGGAGCCTCATGCCCCGTACCAATCCAACTCGTCCTGCTCGGTGAACCGGTCCCACCCGTCTGGTGCCGTCATCTTGCCTCGCCACAGCCCTACCGGGCGTTGCGCACCCCCGGCTGCTGCGGGCAGGACCCGCACCACGGGACGGCCGTGCCTAGTGACCACCACGGGGTCGCCCGTGCGTTCGATTTCCGCCACGATCTGGGACAAGTGGGCCTTGAAGTCGTAGATGCTGATTGCCTGATCGTCGAAAACCATAGACGCATCGTAACAAGTCTGACTGGTCTGACCAATATGAGCGACGCGGTGATCTTGTGATCTCGTGATCCGCGCGGCCGCGAATAGTGTCAGCGGGCCGTGGTGTGATTGAGGCATGGAAACGAGCCGCTTGGCGCTGAGGCTGGATGTGACGCCGCCGCCGGTCCCGGAAGTCGAGCCGGACCAGTCGCAGGCCGGGGTACTCCGCATGATTGAGCGAGGCGAATCGGTCAGCGTCTTCGGGTTCCCCGGCACGGGCAAGACCCTGGTCGCGGAGTTGGCGGTGGCCAGGGCCCTCGCGGCGGGTCTGGACGGGCGGCGGCTGGTCGTTTTGAGCGCGGACCGGCACGGCGCCGCCGAATTGTCGGCGCGGATCGTTAGGCGGGTCGGCTCGGTGGTGGCGGGTCGTCCGGCCGTCACGCCCACGTCGTTGGCCATGACCATTCTTCAAGCCCGTGCGGAGGCGGTCGCGGGCAGCGGACTGGACGGGGCGCTCGAGGCGTCGCGGGAGTACCAGCCGCAAATGGTGACCGGGGCCGAGCAATCGGCGGCGCTCGCCGCGCTGCTGGAGGCGGACGCGGAGGGCGTGGGGCCGGGCGTCGGATGGCCGCCGTCAGTGCCGCCGGAGGCCCGCCGCTTGACTGCTTTCCGCGACGAGCTTCGGGATCTGCTCATGCGGGCCGCCGAAAGGGGTCTCGATGCCGTGGATCTGGCTCGTCTGGGCCAAGACCGGGGACGGCCCGACTGGGTGGCCGCCGCCCATTTCTACCAGCGCTACCTGGACACGCTCGACCTGCGGAACACGGCCGACGCGGGGCTGAAACTGGATGCCGCCGCGATGGTGGCCCAGGCGCACCTGTGCCTGCGGGACTGGGACCGGCCCCTTTCCGTGCGGGGCCAGTCCGTGGAACTTGATTTGGCCGGGCGCCCAGGTTGGGAACTGGTGATAGTCGATGACTACCAAGAGGCTTCGCTGGCGCTCCACCGGTTGGTGGGGCAGTTGGCCGCCCAAGGCTCCCAGGTCGTTTGCCTCGGCAGCCCGGACACCGCCGCCCAGTCGTTCCGGGGCGCTTTGCCCGGCCAACTGGTCGCGTCGACCGGCCCGGCGCCGGATGGCTGGGAGGCGCTTGAGGCTGTCTTGGGCCGGTGCTGGCGGCAATCCGGGGAACTGCACGCCAAAGCGGTCGAGGTGGTGGCGCGCCTAAGGCCCGCGGGACGGTCGCGTGCGGCGGTGGTGCCGCCGGCGCCCGCAAGCGCGCCGAAGGGGCCGTCGGCGCAGTCGAAATCCGGGCTGGTCAGGGCTGCGGCGGTCGGGTCGGCTGCCGAGGCGGCGGCGGTGATCGCACGCCGTCTGCGTGAAGCGCACGCCGTTGACGGCCTGGCGTTCAGTTCGATGGCGGTCTTGACCCGGACCGCCGGGCAGGTGGCGCTGATGCGTTCGCTTCTGACCGGCGCGGGCGTGCCGGTCAGAGTGCCCGGCTCGGAGGTGTTGGCCACTGACCATCCGGCGGTCGCGCCACTGGTGACGCTGATGCGCTGGACGGCTCGCGGCGCCTCGCTTCCGCCGGACGCGGCGGCCAGCCTGTTGGTTTCGAGCGTTGGCGGGATGGACGCGGCTGATCTGCGCGAACTGCGCCGCGCGCTCAGCCGGGAGGGTCGCGCGGAGGGCGTGGCCGGGCCGCCGGACGTGTTGGCGGCGCGGCTTCTGGACGGCGGGACGGGGGAGGTCCAGGGCTTCGCGCCC comes from the Bifidobacteriaceae bacterium genome and includes:
- a CDS encoding type II toxin-antitoxin system VapC family toxin, which produces MRLLLDTNVLLWSLEDHPRLAPFRDAVTDGANVVFFSAMSVAEISLKSSLGKLQVEPGYADALAAAGYRELHLTARHAEAAADLPWHHRDPFDRLLIAQALVEGLTVATADRVFEQYEVRVLGA
- a CDS encoding type II toxin-antitoxin system Phd/YefM family antitoxin, whose translation is MVFDDQAISIYDFKAHLSQIVAEIERTGDPVVVTRHGRPVVRVLPAAAGGAQRPVGLWRGKMTAPDGWDRFTEQDELDWYGA